The Huiozyma naganishii CBS 8797 chromosome 6, complete genome genome includes a window with the following:
- the MFA2 gene encoding mating pheromone a (similar to Saccharomyces cerevisiae MFA2 (YNL145W); ancestral locus Anc_2.114), which produces MQPINTVSTSAAEKSKSGENKDNWRLPWITTGCVIA; this is translated from the coding sequence ATGCAACCAATCAACACTGTTTCCACTTCCGCCGCTGAAAAGTCCAAGTCCGGTGAAAACAAGGACAACTGGAGATTGCCATGGATTACCACTGGCTGTGTTATTGCTTAA
- the KNAG0F01600 gene encoding uncharacterized protein (similar to Saccharomyces cerevisiae ICY2 (YPL250C) and ICY1 (YMR195W); ancestral locus Anc_6.285) — protein MATVSSVQIPRRVSVSEDDVFAFSLQQRLLQDIHNKELDVPSGDITDSENEDINIPDMLRSPLLSSCRADQHPAETIDDDYMIDQYALSSTPATTRNTQPFWDSPSTCIYDNYANAAQTNYKVWLSSF, from the coding sequence ATGGCCACTGTAAGTTCGGTACAAATTCCACGTAGGGTTTCTGTAAGTGAGGATGACGTGTTTGCGTTCTCACTACAGCAGCGCCTACTACAAGATATCCACAACAAAGAGCTAGACGTACCGAGTGGTGATATAACGGACAGTGAAAATGAGGACATTAATATACCGGACATGTTGAGATCCCCATTGCTTTCGTCTTGCAGGGCAGACCAACACCCTGCCGAGACGATAGATGACGACTACATGATAGACCAGTACGCTTTGTCGAGCACTCCCGCTACCACACGCAACACACAGCCGTTCTGGGACAGTCCGTCCACCTGTATATACGACAACTACGCTAACGCCGCACAGACAAACTACAAAGTGTGGCTGTCCTCATTTTaa
- the MRPL24 gene encoding mitochondrial 54S ribosomal protein bL28m (similar to Saccharomyces cerevisiae MRPL24 (YMR193W); ancestral locus Anc_6.282), with protein MEILATRKCTPTSIKFLKGFLLAKRPFSSEGNILQRGWRLVESRRVAERPVYRVGDDRPIYIPREALKYPDYPYGDPTVFKQSSRGLYGGAVKQFGNRISESKHKIRRTWMPNIIRKSLWSEALNRLVRMRLTAKVYRTISKEGGLDRYLLKDKPARVKELGPFGWRLRYDVLKALEKGAPVEKAAVPSVPQFEGEIGGKQVSVHCTRGKLLHLLYPLERLEQESLGNQTFTRRKFREMYYKFDVKQVLEKLNEYEYDLNSLHGGAAE; from the coding sequence ATGGAGATACTAGCAACTAGGAAGTGTACTCCCACGTCGATAAAGTTTCTGAAGGGGTTTCTCTTGGCGAAGCGTCCCTTCAGCAGTGAGGGGAACATTTTGCAAAGAGGATGGAGACTAGTTGAATCTCGAAGGGTAGCTGAACGCCCTGTGTATCGAGTTGGTGACGATCGTCCCATCTATATACCGAGAGAGGCTTTGAAGTACCCTGACTACCCGTACGGAGACCCGACTGTCTTCAAGCAGAGCAGCCGCGGGCTGTACGGTGGAGCTGTGAAACAGTTTGGGAACCGGATTTCCGAATCGAAGCACAAGATCCGGCGGACTTGGATGCCCAACATTATACGGAAATCACTGTGGAGTGAAGCGTTGAACCGATTAGTGAGGATGCGGCTCACTGCCAAAGTGTACCGCACCATCAGTAAAGAGGGTGGTCTGGACAGgtacttgttgaaggacaaaCCTGCACGAGTCAAGGAACTAGGTCCCTTTGGTTGGCGTCTCCGGTACGATGTGTTGAAGGCGCTTGAAAAGGGGGCCCCAGTGGAGAAGGCGGCGGTGCCCTCTGTTCCTCAATTTGAGGGTGAAATCGGTGGTAAACAGGTAAGCGTGCACTGTACGCGGGGTAAGCTTCTACATTTGCTGTACCCATTGGAACGACTAGAACAAGAATCCCTCGGGAACCAGACTTTCACTAGACGGAAATTTCGCGAGATGTACTACAAGTTTGACGTGAAGCAAGTACTagagaaattgaacgagTACGAGTACGACCTGAACAGCTTGCACGGTGGTGCTGCCGAGTAG
- the KNAG0F01540 gene encoding uncharacterized protein (similar to Saccharomyces cerevisiae YHR131C and YNL144C; ancestral locus Anc_2.113), whose protein sequence is MGRDLSVSMVTTECDVLSPRGRGASVNSVQSGISSILFDSNETDRSWDLGGVDTNDTTVTSLEGDDDEDGQGKGRFLRQDYCGKFQFLQFVDPFPVHPPKYGEVNPGRRVRFPVFEGAASLAGNQPPEYTPAVRQWAVVSLRVEFESPAMPCVAFQNKIWRNFIMEINSTQLNLYHIDPKLTEFIDGYSPGLAPNNVFSPRRQAHSLLPHEYVLLREKIEQGLDTYLDSAFLYRSFSLQFAKVGLPLDFQWREHLDHVNDGRLVELSDVPDEKTMIKMLRQEDFKHLRMRVEGQQFLVKFEDVDTMLAWNVFLDMGINVSLDLEIREFPLYRIVPRRSGRRARRDRSSVRRTKNKPHSHTQTVTVVDECDQNKVVSKLKQFFLGSAPVPTHRRGFVPQPPETRSDGTTPSKSSRSLSSSAASQHERNNEEEEEDDDDDDDDDDDTRNDEDEEMEMENEDNDDEPFGSDVSANFDVKGKWDPLKTTLTRERYLIHSLRCIKPFYQRKSWNDRVVVREAPAPDYQTNNLPIFYDSNTETYAVDSLMMPKSKKVSYNVQNHYVETFLLEKTTKMTPCYDLLVKSWDGSIC, encoded by the coding sequence ATGGGGAGAGACTTATCGGTCAGCATGGTTACCACTGAGTGTGACGTTCTTTCCCCGCGGGGTAGAGGCGCCAGTGTGAACAGTGTGCAGTCTGGTATATCGTCCATCTTGTTCGACAGTAATGAGACGGACCGGTCCTGGGATTTGGGAGGGGTTGATACGAACGATACCACGGTCACCTCGCTAGAAggtgacgatgacgaggatggCCAGGGGAAGGGACGGTTTCTGAGGCAGGACTACTGTGGGAAGTTCCAGTTCCTGCAGTTTGTCGACCCATTCCCCGTGCATCCGCCAAAGTATGGTGAGGTCAACCCGGGGAGGCGGGTCCGCTTCCCCGTGTTTGAAGGTGCGGCCTCCCTGGCGGGGAACCAGCCGCCAGAGTACACACCGGCAGTGCGGCAATGGGCTGTTGTATCGCTTAGAGTGGAGTTTGAGAGTCCAGCGATGCCCTGTGTCGCGTTCCAGAATAAGATATGGCGGAATTTTATCATGGAGATCAATTCCACACAGTTGAATTTGTACCATATTGACCCAAAACTGACAGAATTCATAGATGGGTACAGCCCGGGGCTTGCCCCAAACAACGTGTTCAGTCCGAGAAGACAGGCACATAGCTTGCTACCGCACGAGTACGTGCTGTTGCGGGAGAAGATTGAGCAGGGCCTAGACACGTACCTTGACAGTGCATTTCTGTACAGATCCTTCTCGTTGCAATTCGCGAAAGTTGGGTTGCCCCTGGACTTCCAATGGAGGGAACACCTCGACCACGTGAATGACGGCCGGCTCGTCGAGTTGAGTGACGTCCCAGATGAGAAGACGATGATCAAAATGTTGCGCCAAGAAGATTTCAAACACTTGCGTATGAGAGTCGAGGGTCAGCAATTTTTGGTAAAATTCGAGGACGTCGATACAATGCTCGCTTGGAACGTGTTCTTGGACATGGGGATTAACGTGTccctggatttagagatTAGAGAGTTCCCATTGTACAGGATTGTCCCAAGGAGAAGCGGTAGGAGAGCTCGCAGGGATAGGTCATCGGTGCGCAGAACCAAGAATAAACCACATAGTCACACTCAAACTGTGACGGTAGTGGACGAGTGCGACCAAAATAAAGTCGTCTCCAAATTGAAACAGTTCTTTCTCGGCTCAGCGCCTGTGCCAACCCATCGCAGAGGTTTTGTGCCACAACCTCCAGAGACAAGATCAGATGGGACAACTCCATCCAAGAGTTCGAGGAGTCTGTCCTCCTCAGCAGCATCCCAACATGAACGTAacaacgaagaagaagaagaagatgatgatgatgatgatgatgatgatgatgatacTCGGAACgatgaagacgaagaaATGGAGATGGAGAACGAAGACAATGATGACGAACCGTTTGGGTCCGACGTTAGCGCGAACTTTGATGTCAAGGGGAAATGGGACCCCTTGAAGACCACGTTGACTAGAGAAAGGTACCTGATCCACAGTCTTCGCTGCATCAAGCCCTTCTACCAGCGCAAGAGTTGGAACGACCGCGTTGTGGTTAGGGAGGCCCCCGCTCCAGACTACCAAACGAACAACTTGCCAATATTCTACGACAGCAACACAGAAACATACGCCGTTGACAGTTTGATGATGCCTAAAAGCAAAAAAGTTAGTTACAACGTGCAGAACCATTACGTCGAGACGTTTCTCTTAGAAAAGACAACAAAGATGACTCCATGCTACGACCTTCTCGTGAAGAGTTGGGATGGATCTATCTGTTAA
- the KNAG0F01590 gene encoding uncharacterized protein (similar to Saccharomyces cerevisiae YMR196W; ancestral locus Anc_6.286), with translation MEQLREEFADSTVEEQRLTENRQRKKYWYKWGPYLSERAWATVREDYSYNGDAWANFPFEHANSRVFRWGEDGLFGVSDNRQYICMSLALWNGKDSRLKERLFGLTGPQGNHGEDVKELYYYLDNTPTHSYMKALYKYPFKKAFPYEQLVEENGKRGYQDMEYEIYDVDGLFKEEETGDTPYFDVFFEMAKDADDEHDLNFRITVHNRSKTEAGELYIAPQIFFRNTWAWDGTESKERPSLVRDNDAANLINVTHKKYGKSQIVFQPSPGGFGGDGDADAEDVEAKLLFTDNESNLVKLYNSKENPSKFTKDAFEEYLVHGNEDAVNPENRGTKACAVYHFKNIPPGEYVTVRYKYTDDKEGRIFPAEDLAVIDEDQFDTIFDQREEEADDFYWRITPLPISDEMRNIQRQAFAGMLWTKQFYNFVYDNWYNGDPKVKPRPPPDRANGRNKKWKHLYIEDILSMPDKWEYPFFASWDSAFHCIPLSMIDPHFAKGQLDLLTREWYMHPNGQIPAYEWNFEDVNPPVHAWAVYRVFKIERNLYHREDRVFLESVFQKLLLNFTWWVNRKDRDGRNVFEGGFLGLDNIGIFNRSEPLPTGGTLEQADSTGWMAFFCLQMLNIALELAKENRVYESIASKFFEHFLLISDSMSFDYSHEFSDSGELIKKVMKQSLWNDTDKFYYDAISWSADNKTQLPIRSLVGLIPLYASMTLEPSILSQFPRFKKRVDWFVNNRPDIFERNVASMSKKGVGERLLMALVTKDRLEAILRRLLDETEFLSDYGIRSMSKYHEKHPFEMNVGGQTYKVQYLPGESDSGMFGGNSNWRGPIWFPTTFLIVEALQRFYLYYGSEFKVECPVGSGEYLNLAEVAEEIASRMIHLFVRDENGERAIYSGDHSKFLSTDPHFKDYITFFEYFEGDTGRGLGATHQCGWTALISKWISDVGLSCVRLPRTPRSSVSAAEAIAEQAQEATGRTDHKSERWARRKSAKSLVNFTAHVLDLSEEEKTHHKNGVRTGNTPRSSVGSVISQTDVDAAEQGVENIDLKENRRRALSNTESLHDLVAH, from the coding sequence ATGGAACAATTGAGGGAAGAGTTCGCGGATTCGACCGTCGAGGAGCAAAGACTCACGGAGAACAGACAACGCAAGAAGTACTGGTACAAATGGGGGCCATACCTTTCTGAGAGGGCGTGGGCCACCGTCAGAGAGGACTACTCGTACAACGGTGACGCGTGGGCGAATTTCCCCTTCGAGCACGCAAACAGCAGGGTGTTCCGGTGGGGGGAGGACGGGCTGTTCGGGGTCTCGGACAACAGGCAGTACATATGTATGTCGCTGGCGTTGTGGAACGGGAAGGACTCGAGATTGAAGGAGAGGCTGTTTGGGCTGACTGGCCCGCAGGGGAACCACGGGGAGGACGTCAAGGAGCTGTACTACTACTTGGATAACACTCCAACCCACTCGTACATGAAGGCGCTGTACAAGTACCCGTTCAAGAAGGCGTTCCCTTACGAGCAATTGGTCGAGGAGAACGGGAAGAGAGGGTACCAAGACATGGAGTACGAGATTTACGACGTCGATGGTCTGTtcaaggaggaggaaacgGGGGATACTCCCTATTTCGACGTTTTCTTCGAGATGGCGAAGGACGCAGACGATGAACATGACTTGAATTTCAGAATTACCGTGCACAACAGGTCCAAGACAGAAGCCGGGGAACTGTACATTGCGCCACagatcttcttcagaaaCACCTGGGCTTGGGACGGTACAGAGTCCAAGGAGAGACCCTCCTTGGTGAGAGACAACGACGCTGCGAATTTGATCAACGTTACGCACAAGAAGTACGGGAAGTCACAGATCGTGTTCCAACCTTCTCCAGGCGGGTTTGGAGGTGACGGTGACGCGGATGCAGAGGACGTTGAGGCGAAATTGCTGTTCACGGATAACGAGTCCAACTTGGTGAAGTTGTACAACTCGAAGGAGAACCCTTCAAAGTTCACTAAGGACGCATTCGAGGAGTACTTAGTCCACGGGAACGAGGACGCAGTGAACCCGGAGAACAGAGGTACAAAGGCATGTGCCGTGTAccacttcaaaaatatccCACCGGGGGAGTACGTCACCGTCAGGTACAAGTACACCGATGACAAGGAGGGCAGGATCTTCCCCGCGGAGGACCTTGCCGTCATCGACGAGGACCAGTTCGACACCATCTTCGACCAACGTGAGGAGGAGGCCGATGACTTCTACTGGAGAATTACCCCATTGCCCATCAGCGACGAGATGAGAAACATCCAGAGACAGGCATTCGCAGGTATGCTATGGACCAAGCAGTTCTACAACTTCGTGTACGACAACTGGTACAACGGTGATCCAAAGGTTAAGCCACGCCCACCTCCAGACAGAGCCAATGggagaaacaagaaatggaaGCATCTGTACATCGAAGATATCTTGTCGATGCCAGACAAGTGGGAGTACCCATTCTTTGCCTCCTGGGACAGTGCATTCCACTGTATCCCCTTGTCCATGATCGACCCGCATTTTGCCAAGGGCCAGTTGGATCTGTTGACAAGAGAGTGGTACATGCACCCTAACGGGCAGATCCCAGCGTACGAGTGGAACTTCGAGGACGTCAACCCACCGGTCCACGCTTGGGCCGTGTATCGTGTCTTCAAGATCGAAAGAAACTTGTACCACCGTGAGGACCGTGTCTTCTTGGAGAGTGTCTTCCAAaagctgctgctgaactTCACCTGGTGGGTCAACCGGAAGGACAGAGACGGTAGAAACGTCTTCGAAGGTGGGTTCTTGGGTCTCGACAACATCGgtatcttcaacagatcaGAACCTTTACCCACAGGTGGTACTTTGGAACAGGCTGACTCCACTGGTTGGATGGCGTTCTTCTGTCTGCAGATGCTGAACATCGCCTTGGAATTGGCCAAGGAAAACAGAGTCTACGAGTCCATCGCCTCGAAGTTCTTCGAACATTTCCTATTGATCAGTGACTCCATGTCCTTCGACTACTCGCACGAGTTCTCAGACTCCGGTGAACTCATCAAGAAAGTCATGAAGCAAAGTTTGTGGAACGACACGGACAAGTTCTACTACGACGCCATCTCATGGAGCGCCGACAACAAGACGCAGCTACCAATCAGATCGCTAGTTGGGTTGATCCCACTGTACGCCTCGATGACTTTGGAACCAAGTATCTTGAGCCAGTTCCCAAGATTCAAGAAGAGAGTCGACTGGTTCGTCAACAACCGTCCAGACATCTTCGAAAGAAACGTCGCATCGATGTCGAAAAAGGGTGTCGGCGAAAGACTGCTGATGGCTTTGGTCACCAAGGACAGATTGGAGGCAATTTTGAGGAGATTGTTGGACGAGACCGAGTTCTTGTCCGATTACGGTATTAGATCCATGTCCAAGTACCACGAAAAACACCCATTCGAAATGAACGTTGGTGGTCAAACTTACAAAGTGCAGTACTTGCCCGGTGAATCCGATTCCGGGATGTTCGGTGGTAACTCCAACTGGAGAGGTCCAATCTGGTTCCCAaccactttcttgatcGTGGAAGCGTTGCAAAGATTCTACCTGTACTACGGTTCCGAATTCAAGGTCGAATGCCCCGTTGGGTCCGGCGAGTACTTAAACCTGGCGGAAGTTGCGGAAGAGATCGCCTCCCGTATGATCCACTTGTTCGTCCGTGACGAAAACGGAGAACGTGCCATCTATAGCGGCGACCACTCCAAGTTCCTGTCCACGGACCCTCACTTCAAGGACTACATCACTTTCTTCGAGTACTTCGAAGGTGACACCGGTAGAGGTTTGGGGGCAACGCATCAATGTGGGTGGACCGCACTGATCTCCAAGTGGATCAGTGATGTCGGTCTATCCTGCGTGAGATTGCCACGTACCCCAAGATCTTCCGTTTCTGCGGCAGAAGCCATCGCTGAACAAGCGCAGGAAGCCACGGGCAGGACTGACCACAAGTCCGAAAGGTGGGCGAGAAGAAAGAGTGCCAAGTCCCTGGTTAACTTCACTGCCCACGTCTTGGATTTGTCCGAAGAGGAGAAAACGCACCACAAGAATGGTGTCCGCACTGGCAACACCCCACGGAGCAGCGTTGGGAGTGTCATCTCCCAGACAGATGTGGACGCCGCGGAACAAGGCGTTGAGAATAtcgacttgaaggagaaccGTCGCCGCGCACTTTCCAACACGGAAAGTTTGCACGACTTGGTTGCTCACTAG
- the KNAG0F01580 gene encoding uncharacterized protein, producing the protein MTHFATSAIHADDQNNRVPDVAPPINVSVTYRYDNDNLKICDEKECLEEMDSVPVYSRTAHPNCTRLESVLSSILNGHAVVYNSGCSAFYAALVHYNPKRLFIEESYDGMHAIADIMTRNYGMQQHTFDNIEKYAQVGDIVHLESPLNPYGISSDIQALADRAHAKGALLMVDSTLAPPPLQNTWDFGPDIIMHSATKYFGGHSDLLAGILVTKDKDVSIQLKGDRIYLGTIPGNLESFLLLRSLRTMEMRVLKQSENATKIVQYLVDNKETFDKVLGEIYHSSLQDEPFVAAQMSGGYTPLFSFKLQTIDQAKHFPEKLKIFQHATSLGGIESLIEWRVLSEPELDQTLLRISVGCENVDDLIADLQNALQQAQKEEA; encoded by the coding sequence ATGACTCATTTTGCAACTTCAGCGATTCACGCGGACGACCAAAACAATCGGGTTCCTGATGTGGCACCACCCATCAACGTCTCAGTTACGTATCGTTACGATAACGACAACTTGAAAATATGCGATGAGAAAGAATGCCTCGAGGAGATGGACTCTGTGCCCGTTTACTCCAGGACGGCCCACCCCAACTGCACAcgtcttgaaagtgttctGTCATCTATCCTGAACGGCCACGCTGTTGTCTACAACAGTGGCTGCTCGGCTTTCTACGCTGCGCTTGTCCACTACAATCCCAAGAGGCTGTTCATTGAGGAGAGTTACGATGGTATGCATGCGATTGCTGATATCATGACCCGTAACTATGGTATGCAGCAGCATACATTTGATAATATAGAGAAGTACGCTCAGGTGGGAGATATTGTTCATTTGGAGTCGCCGCTCAACCCATACGGTATATCCAGTGATATCCAGGCATTAGCAGACAGAGCACATGCTAAGGGCGCTTTGCTAATGGTTGATTCTACACTTGCTCCACCACCATTGCAGAACACTTGGGACTTTGGACCAGATATTATCATGCACTCTGCTACCAAGTATTTTGGGGGCCATTCCGACTTGCTGGCTGGTATCCTAGTTACCAAGGATAAGGATGTGAGTATCCAGTTGAAGGGAGACAGAATTTACTTGGGTACCATTCCTGGCAACTTGGAGAGTTTCCTCCTGTTACGGTCTCTGAGAACCATGGAGATGAGAGTGTTGAAGCAGTCCGAGAACGCGACCAAAATTGTCCAATATCTGGTAGACAACAAGGAAACGTTTGACAAGGTGCTTGGAGAGATCTACCACTCGTCATTACAAGATGAACCCTTTGTCGCGGCACAAATGAGCGGAGGTTACACTCcacttttttccttcaagttaCAGACTATCGACCAAGCGAAACATTTCCcagagaaactgaaaatcTTCCAACACGCTACTTCGTTGGGTGGAATTGAGTCGCTGATCGAGTGGAGGGTGCTGAGCGAGCCTGAGCTGGATCAAACTTTGCTCAGGATCTCTGTTGGTTGCGAAAATGTTGACGATTTAATTGCTGATCTCCAAAATGCGTTGCAGCAAGCGCAAAAGGAAGAAGCATAA
- the KNAG0F01560 gene encoding uncharacterized protein (similar to Saccharomyces cerevisiae YNL146W; ancestral locus Anc_2.115), with translation MADKVVATPNEDNRVLLKRLIRYALFFALVAVLWRNMLSVPPSGSGFVSRLWHTVSSPFGNTHATMTHGQNRPAIGVPESDTLDANPVDVTRLVSFVVLCVLITIPFFL, from the coding sequence ATGGCAGACAAGGTAGTTGCTACTCCGAATGAGGACAACAGAGTGCTTTTGAAACGCTTGATACGATATGCGCTCTTTTTTGCCCTCGTTGCAGTTTTGTGGAGGAATATGCTTTCAGTTCCACCCAGCGGAAGCGGGTTCGTTAGTCGACTGTGGCACACAGTCTCATCCCCATTCGGCAATACACACGCTACAATGACACACGGACAAAACCGGCCAGCAATTGGGGTGCCAGAGTCCGACACTTTGGATGCCAACCCGGTTGATGTGACTAGGCTTGTATCGTTTGTCGTATTGTGTGTCCTAATCACTATCCCCTTCTTTCTCTAA
- the KNAG0F01570 gene encoding uncharacterized protein (ancestral locus Anc_2.116): protein MSTQKKSLKEILDSEYVVDSDENNAEDHDMDAGNDDSDEEQKDIDPSLCIECQDMKTEIICNDCDEQFCVVCFEMIHRGGKRKFHEYVKLTKDGDDAANTETGNGTTKVSDPQEMDSDKSESIESVASSSSNSIDAKLLNILKQNSKFIPVRLTYEERHMMRLLEAALQVSEYTDRVDILSNKSKAKRIVEQLKEICSVLTGLVIASDLKVGKKLLEMKNFSDNANWFQDIFEIGRRYKIMNPERMRDTYGKLCYMVMDSRLPQIEEHMEFHLFKPIKTVHSFLTSNPQDKGKALDLFDDNLTLYATSHISPVGKSRSQVQRLIRQKENAIEAVASKYSSKFFSKDSIRQVLYSVGDYNAYINMNRKPIMRMLERLEVFRKPDIAERYSIGIQYGRNGARLSHDHKRQWNYVQQSLTLWSIIQREMIKLWYMADLDLFDGNNYRLASTGHGLNRLQSCPAIYKEMHKIISECRSKTEAWVGSSVVHLGDDAVPNALFFLDKYTQVPAILIPFDQTLLKINDLVKNDVYLLDYITKEYGSVEDLKLTILQDAFAHMFDGSGADNFYMSGSCIDGRLTSAWNHCNEIAKKNTITFSF from the coding sequence ATGAGCacccaaaaaaaatcattGAAGGAAATTCTGGATTCAGAGTATGTGGTTGATAGCGACGAGAATAATGCCGAGGATCATGATATGGACGCTGGAAACGACGACAGCGACGAAGAGCAGAAGGACATAGACCCCTCGCTTTGCATTGAGTGTCAAGATATGAAAACGGAGATCATCTGTAACGACTGTGACGAGCAGTTTTGTGTTGTCTGCTTTGAGATGATCCACAGAGGTGGGAAGAGGAAATTTCACGAGTATGTCAAATTGACCAAAGACGGCGATGATGCGGCCAACACAGAAACCGGGAATGGAACCACCAAAGTATCCGACCCACAAGAAATGGACAGTGATAAGAGCGAATCGATAGAGTCTGTGGCGAGCTCTTCTTCGAACTCGATAGACGCGAAGCTTCTTaatattttgaagcaaaACTCTAAATTCATTCCCGTTAGACTAACATACGAGGAAAGGCATATGATGAGGTTATTAGAGGCTGCATTGCAAGTATCAGAGTACACTGACAGGGTTGATATTTTATCGAACAAATCAAAGGCGAAGAGAATAGTTgagcaattgaaggaaataTGTTCCGTTTTGACTGGGTTGGTCATTGCCTCAGATTTAAAAGTCGGGAAGAAACTGTTAGAAATGAAAAACTTCTCGGATAACGCTAACTGGTTCcaagatatttttgaaattggcaGGCGCTACAAGATTATGAACCCAGAAAGAATGAGAGATACGTACGGTAAGCTGTGTTACATGGTGATGGACTCCCGATTGCCCCAGATTGAAGAACACATGGAGTTTCATCTTTTCAAACCTATCAAAACAGTCCATTCTTTCTTGACGTCGAACCCTCAAGATAAGGGCAAAGCTCTCGATCTGTTTGACGATAACCTAACATTGTACGCTACATCACATATTTCTCCAGTCGGCAAATCAAGAAGTCAGGTCCAAAGACTAATCAGACAAAAGGAAAATGCGATCGAGGCAGTTGCCTCCAAGTACAGCAGTAagtttttttcaaaggaCAGTATTCGACAGGTGTTGTATTCTGTTGGAGACTATAACGCTTATATCAATATGAACAGAAAACCGATCATGAGAATGTTGGAAAGATTGGAGGTGTTCCGCAAGCCTGATATTGCCGAGAGATATTCGATCGGTATACAGTACGGTAGAAACGGTGCACGTTTGAGTCATGACCACAAAAGACAATGGAATTACGTACAACAATCTCTAACGTTGTGGTCCATTATCCAAAGAGAGATGATCAAGCTGTGGTACATGGCAGACTTAGACTTATTTGATGGTAATAATTACAGACTTGCGTCAACAGGGCATGGTTTGAACCGTCTGCAATCCTGTCCCGCAATCTACAAAGAGATGCATAAAATTATATCTGAATGTCGGTCCAAAACAGAAGCCTGGGTTGGATCCTCCGTGGTACATCTAGGTGATGATGCTGTCCCCAACGCCTTATTTTTCCTGGACAAATACACGCAAGTACCTGCCATTTTGATTCCTTTTGACCAAACACTACTGAAAATTAATGACCTGGTGAAGAATGATGTGTATCTTCTTGATTACATCACAAAGGAATATGGGTCTGTAGAGGACTTGAAGTTGACGATTTTACAGGATGCTTTTGCTCATATGTTTGACGGATCAGGAGCTGACAATTTCTACATGAGCGGATCGTGTATTGATGGTAGACTAACGTCTGCTTGGAACCACTGCAAtgaaattgcaaagaaaaatactATAACATTTTCCTTCTAA